Sequence from the Leptospira johnsonii genome:
AAGAGATAGAATAGAGAAGAGGAATCATATGAAGTACGATGTTCTGATCAAGAATGGAAGAATATTCGATGGGGAAGGGAACGAATCTTTTATTGGAGATGTCGCGGTCTTGGATGGAAAGATTGCTGAGATCTCTAAATCAATTTCCGGTGGTGCAAAAGAGATCTACGATGCAAAAGGACTTTGGGTCACTCCAGGATTTATAGATTTTCATACACATTACGATGCAGAGGTCGAAGCTTCTCCTGGCCTCAAAGAGTCCGTGATGCATGGGGTGACTACAATCACAATGGGAAGTTGTTCTCTCAGTCTTTGTATCGGTACACCGGAGGACCTTGCGGATATGTTTAGTAGGGTAGAAGCAATCCCTAGGGAACAGGTGCTTCCTTTATTACAAAAAAATAAAACTTGGAATTCGATGAAAGAGTATGCGGACCATTTGAATTCACTTCCTTTGGGCCCTAATGTTTCTACCTTCTTGGGACATTCCGCTATCAGAGCTTATTCGATGGGATTAGAAAGATCTTTATCTTATGGAGTAAAACCCACCGAGCAAGAAATGGTCCAAATGGAAAAACTTCTGCAGGAGGCGATCGATTGCGGATACTTAGGACTTTCTATCAATACTCTCACATGGGATAAAATGGATGGTAGCCGTTTTAGGAGTAAGCCTCTTCCTTCTACCTTTGCTAAATGGTCGGAGATCAGCAGGTTGAATCAAATCGTTCGGAGAGAAGATAGGATCTTCCAAGGAGTGCCGAACGTTTCTACAAAATATAATGTTCTATTGTTCTTTAAGGAAAGTCTTGGGATTTTTAGAAAAAAACTGAAGACAACGATCATTTCTCTCATGGACCCGAGATCGAATCGTTCTATTTACAAGTTGGTGGCGTTTCTGACTCGGATCGTAAATACGATCTTAAAAGGAGATGTTCGTTTGCAAGCTGTTCCTGCTGTATTCGATCTATATGCGGATGGAGTAGATGTGGTTGTATTCGAAGAATTCGGTGCTGGAACTGCGGCCATTCATTTAGCGGATCTTGCTGAACGAAGAAAACTTCTCCTGGA
This genomic interval carries:
- a CDS encoding N-acyl-D-amino-acid deacylase family protein, coding for MKYDVLIKNGRIFDGEGNESFIGDVAVLDGKIAEISKSISGGAKEIYDAKGLWVTPGFIDFHTHYDAEVEASPGLKESVMHGVTTITMGSCSLSLCIGTPEDLADMFSRVEAIPREQVLPLLQKNKTWNSMKEYADHLNSLPLGPNVSTFLGHSAIRAYSMGLERSLSYGVKPTEQEMVQMEKLLQEAIDCGYLGLSINTLTWDKMDGSRFRSKPLPSTFAKWSEISRLNQIVRREDRIFQGVPNVSTKYNVLLFFKESLGIFRKKLKTTIISLMDPRSNRSIYKLVAFLTRIVNTILKGDVRLQAVPAVFDLYADGVDVVVFEEFGAGTAAIHLADLAERRKLLLDKGYRKWFRRQWTNWFLPRVFHRDFNESKIVECPDQKLVGRSFSELAKERKQHVVETFLDLCAEYGNDIRWYTVIGNDRKGPLKYIVSHPDVLIGFSDAGAHLRGMAHYNFPLRFLKLVRDAELEGKPFLSAEKAVWRVTGEIADWFGLDTGKLKIGAQADIVLLNPNGLNEKVETIQETPMPEFGGMVRLVRRNEEAIRAVLINGKVAVENGAVLPEIGKETGFGRFMAYKEKDYLYNSRKESKRLPASVA